A window from Fervidicoccaceae archaeon encodes these proteins:
- a CDS encoding Rpp14/Pop5 family protein, translated as MGSQQIFEALWKGGKIELDTSTFVLSAAIAVNLVISAALFLEIRKIKKKTNRFQFIERTSTRVHPFKLEKRIRKRYVVFSVISQENIGREEIQERIRKAVSKLYGEPFLSFSHISLIFYDEQRKIGILRSRREVVDQLIASFYLAGKDRSSKMLIFPLKTVGSIKKAKKIADELKPKS; from the coding sequence ATGGGTTCTCAGCAAATATTCGAAGCACTTTGGAAAGGAGGGAAAATAGAGTTGGATACATCTACATTTGTTCTTTCTGCTGCTATCGCTGTTAATCTAGTCATATCAGCAGCGCTATTCCTTGAAATTAGAAAAATTAAGAAAAAAACCAATAGATTTCAATTTATAGAACGTACTAGTACCAGAGTACATCCGTTCAAGTTGGAGAAAAGAATACGAAAGAGATACGTAGTTTTCTCAGTTATATCGCAGGAGAATATAGGAAGGGAAGAAATACAGGAGAGAATAAGAAAAGCTGTTTCAAAGCTCTATGGGGAGCCTTTTCTATCCTTCTCTCATATTTCGCTCATATTCTACGATGAGCAGAGAAAAATTGGTATATTGAGAAGCAGAAGAGAAGTGGTAGACCAGCTGATAGCCTCTTTCTATTTGGCAGGGAAGGACCGAAGTTCAAAAATGCTCATATTCCCCCTGAAAACTGTTGGAAGCATTAAGAAGGCCAAGAAAATTGCCGATGAGCTGAAGCCAAAGAGCTGA
- a CDS encoding aldo/keto reductase codes for MNIGKSGIKASVIGLGFWQLGSKLWGKGGNNKERALKIIQRAAELGINLFDTAEIYGMGESERVLGYAIRNLSLKESAIIVSKIAGFRVERKDIEKSIKMINSRIGREVDIILHHWPPDRGKICNVVQALEQIVKEGKAHYYGLSNYGDEALRFVLSCTKSLEPVADELQYSLGYRTIERGTMELLKKNNISLIAWSPLAKGALAGATAKSIVQRADPVFNEIKKEAVLNEVLENLARKRGVTRAAISLSWIVSKGGIPIPGTMNERRVEEYAAAGEIELSADEIEALDRASSKFVNLWGNNYLQPRPIVSLPKALQALLVNLMRGI; via the coding sequence GTGAATATTGGGAAAAGTGGAATAAAAGCGAGCGTTATAGGCCTTGGGTTCTGGCAACTTGGATCCAAGCTATGGGGGAAGGGAGGGAATAATAAAGAGAGAGCATTGAAAATCATTCAGAGAGCTGCTGAGCTTGGAATAAACCTATTTGATACTGCTGAAATATATGGCATGGGTGAATCGGAGAGAGTGCTGGGCTATGCGATTCGGAATCTGAGCCTCAAGGAGAGCGCAATCATCGTTTCTAAAATAGCAGGCTTCAGAGTTGAAAGAAAAGACATTGAAAAGAGCATTAAAATGATTAATTCCAGAATTGGGAGAGAAGTAGACATAATTCTTCACCATTGGCCTCCAGATAGAGGGAAAATATGCAATGTAGTCCAAGCTCTGGAGCAAATAGTTAAGGAGGGAAAGGCTCACTACTACGGTCTCTCCAACTATGGTGATGAGGCTCTGAGATTTGTGCTGAGCTGCACAAAAAGCTTGGAGCCTGTTGCGGATGAGCTTCAGTATAGTCTTGGCTACAGAACCATAGAGAGAGGGACAATGGAACTGCTGAAGAAAAACAACATTTCTCTAATAGCCTGGAGTCCTCTCGCCAAAGGAGCGCTTGCTGGAGCAACAGCTAAAAGCATTGTTCAGAGGGCAGACCCTGTTTTCAACGAGATAAAGAAAGAAGCTGTGTTGAATGAGGTGTTGGAAAACCTCGCTAGAAAGAGGGGTGTAACCAGAGCTGCTATTTCACTATCATGGATAGTATCAAAAGGAGGGATCCCTATTCCTGGAACCATGAATGAGAGAAGGGTTGAAGAATATGCTGCTGCAGGAGAGATCGAGCTAAGCGCTGATGAGATAGAAGCTCTAGATAGAGCTTCATCCAAGTTTGTGAACTTATGGGGAAATAATTATCTTCAGCCAAGGCCTATTGTGAGTCTTCCCAAGGCTCTTCAAGCTCTCCTAGTAAATCTCATGAGAGGAATTTAG
- a CDS encoding HD domain-containing protein: MRKNRQPSRIRTVFKDPVHNIIPVNEYEYTILQHPILNRLHGIKQLGFTFYVYPQAKHSRFEHSIGVMHIAGRIADAIEANSPDKTDALLRKRSTYQDFKQIARLVGLLHDVGHLPYSHITEMLVSEAASRGETSEAFERVLKESKERGLKLHEYYSCLFAEKLTNEIKKEKDHGKLSRYLLSASHVLCRSKYGDPILSPAGIETIAKIISGDILDADKIDYLARDAYNTGSTYGIIDIERIISGLGLALYDNELVLSVPSKLLSSIEELYYARYMMYKWVYFHHKVISLDLTYRSLLSEVSKRWSAIRKKLCRLFPKIPSNFWDLFLPESIWKSSVKYGYRIDDSFIDLIFKVSASSTMPQLSTLSRGILDRRLPLFSVLKREEDLISAINSISKEEGRDIDALSTLDSLSEVFSLLIRGGENACSKLAESFLSEDHDCCSSAILPNEKLSCIAEKYIEKELGHTHFRTRSLRVYVSPPISLQGEIGKIILSSDKQMIPILRSSLILREIMRLGSRPLVYVYSEEKLDENEKNSVRKLIGEFLINLERGLREGKWRDEDPTENSGVRTK, from the coding sequence TTGAGAAAAAACAGGCAGCCGAGCAGAATAAGAACTGTTTTCAAGGATCCAGTGCACAACATAATTCCAGTGAATGAATATGAGTACACAATACTGCAGCATCCTATACTCAATAGGCTCCATGGAATAAAGCAGTTAGGATTCACATTTTATGTGTATCCCCAAGCAAAGCACTCCAGATTCGAGCACTCCATAGGAGTAATGCACATAGCTGGAAGGATAGCAGATGCTATTGAAGCGAATTCGCCTGACAAGACAGATGCTCTGCTCAGAAAGAGGAGCACATACCAGGACTTTAAGCAGATTGCTAGACTGGTTGGACTTCTTCACGACGTTGGGCATCTCCCATACAGTCATATCACAGAAATGCTGGTATCTGAAGCGGCATCCAGGGGAGAGACCTCAGAGGCCTTTGAGAGGGTGCTGAAGGAATCGAAGGAGAGAGGATTGAAGCTTCATGAGTATTACTCGTGCTTATTCGCTGAGAAGCTGACCAATGAGATAAAAAAAGAGAAGGATCACGGCAAGCTTTCGAGATATCTTCTCTCCGCATCACATGTTCTATGCAGATCGAAGTACGGTGATCCCATTCTCTCTCCTGCTGGCATTGAGACCATAGCAAAAATAATATCTGGAGATATACTTGATGCTGATAAGATAGATTATTTGGCAAGAGATGCTTACAACACAGGATCAACTTATGGCATAATTGATATAGAGAGAATAATAAGTGGTCTGGGGCTAGCGCTATATGACAATGAGCTTGTCCTCTCTGTTCCATCCAAGCTTCTTAGCTCCATCGAGGAGCTCTACTATGCTAGATATATGATGTACAAGTGGGTCTACTTCCATCACAAAGTTATTTCACTGGATTTAACATATAGAAGCCTCCTTTCTGAGGTCTCAAAGAGGTGGAGTGCAATAAGGAAAAAACTGTGCCGACTCTTTCCGAAAATTCCTTCGAATTTCTGGGACCTCTTCCTTCCTGAAAGTATCTGGAAGTCCTCTGTGAAGTATGGGTACAGGATAGATGATAGCTTCATAGATCTCATCTTCAAAGTCTCCGCCTCGAGCACCATGCCTCAGCTTTCCACGCTGTCAAGGGGAATACTTGACAGAAGGCTACCACTTTTCTCGGTGCTAAAAAGGGAGGAGGATCTCATTTCAGCAATTAACAGCATATCCAAAGAGGAGGGAAGAGATATTGATGCTCTTTCCACTCTGGACTCTCTCTCCGAGGTCTTCTCTCTTCTTATCAGAGGAGGAGAAAATGCTTGCTCCAAGCTAGCTGAAAGCTTTCTCAGCGAGGATCATGACTGTTGCAGCTCAGCTATTTTACCAAATGAGAAGCTCTCCTGCATTGCTGAGAAATATATTGAGAAAGAATTGGGACACACCCACTTCAGAACTCGAAGTTTGCGTGTATATGTTTCTCCTCCAATCTCACTGCAGGGGGAAATTGGGAAGATAATTCTATCTTCCGATAAGCAGATGATACCAATATTGAGATCCTCTCTCATTCTGAGGGAGATCATGAGGTTGGGTTCAAGACCTCTCGTTTATGTTTATTCCGAAGAAAAGCTGGATGAGAATGAAAAGAACTCTGTCAGAAAGCTAATAGGAGAATTTCTAATAAATCTGGAGCGTGGTCTTCGAGAGGGGAAATGGAGGGATGAGGATCCTACTGAGAACTCTGGGGTGCGCACTAAATAG
- the rgy gene encoding reverse gyrase: MPKGLGIYLKQCPNCGGPISDDRLNKGLACEKCLPGIYSELKPEDLFKALEEAGTIKNLREKLLVEKETDEFKSIFERALGFPPWSSQLAWARRVFEKRSFSIIAPTGIGKTAFGLLLALYFAMKGKKSYLVFPTTPLVIQMCEKLSAFNNKINAVDSDRILCLHGSLKQSEKKAALERLNNGSFSILITTSKFMISRSENLSSYNFDLIFIDDVDSVLRSKKSIDSTLHVVGFSSEEIELAMEAIKLKRKIASGHGNDEDEKRLNEILNKLDGAKKRIKSNLIVSSATGRARGSRALLFRELLGFQIGGRTELFRNVDDFYEIVDKSNLEEKVAELVMRLGKGGLIFVPSDMGVSYAEDLVNRLREKGIKAESFHSKSHRILSAFQRGELDVLVGVATYYGVMVRGLDLPAVIRYAVFTSPPRFKFSLDLKEAHPFNALRLLSIISESEIPAISYKAKKILVPLRKIIRRLSPSALQMLSSDSKLSAELESIRKQLNQAKDFLREAFKDERVLRALRESGEIFIEKHRDITYLIMPDAKTYIQATGRTSRLYAGGLTKGLAITLIDSSELPLLLSLQRILSFYIDNFEFLQLREEKLQRTIEEVDRDRKKLIDTLEGREAPRIRELVKTAIMIVESPNKARTIASFFGKPSIRILPSGGRIYEVSIGNISLSITSTEGHILDLVPRAESDVAEYAKLKKELYGVLYDDSRKIFIPVYSTIKKCRKCGHQFVEELTSCPICNNTNIFDKDETIRALRDIVTEYDKVLIATDPDAEGEKIGWDVAALLRPLSREIRRIEFHEVTRKAILEALKNERLIDEKLVKAQIVRRIEDRWIGFSLSRKLQTDFWIELCRKKGMSNCRENRNLSAGRVQTPVLGWIVERYNNYLKSTSLVCSVDVNISGKMRTFEFLVKDRLEKGEGEKLQVRIVNEEKVKLSPPPPFTTDTLISEANRILRFSSSEVMKLAQDLFELGLITYHRTDSTRVSSSGIEIAREYLKRVKGEKWKDSFVPRTWGEGGAHEAIRPTKPFSREELVRLIEEGEIEFVKLPTNRHLLLYDLIFKRFIASQMKHAEVIRQRVEIQFNKIREEREVLTNKIIEHGFLEMYQTLKLETPFAEGEFEVSSIKYYRKKLLPLYTQGEVVAMMKERGIGRPSTYATIISKLQERRYVIESKKHGKLIPTELGINIFNYLIEKFKEMVSEERTRALENKMDKISEGRINYLDVIAELYEEIKRVEGMEE; the protein is encoded by the coding sequence ATGCCAAAAGGGCTCGGGATATATCTGAAGCAGTGTCCAAACTGTGGAGGACCAATATCTGATGATAGGCTGAACAAGGGACTTGCCTGTGAGAAATGCCTTCCAGGCATTTACTCGGAGCTGAAGCCAGAGGATCTCTTCAAAGCTCTGGAAGAAGCAGGAACGATAAAAAATCTTAGGGAAAAGCTCTTGGTGGAGAAAGAAACTGACGAGTTCAAATCAATATTTGAGAGAGCTCTCGGCTTTCCTCCATGGAGCTCCCAGCTAGCATGGGCAAGGAGAGTTTTCGAGAAAAGGAGCTTTTCAATCATAGCTCCAACAGGGATAGGAAAAACAGCATTTGGCCTCCTCTTGGCTCTCTACTTTGCCATGAAGGGCAAAAAAAGCTATCTTGTTTTTCCCACAACACCACTTGTAATTCAAATGTGCGAGAAGCTATCAGCATTTAACAACAAAATCAATGCTGTTGATAGTGATAGGATACTTTGCCTCCATGGAAGTCTGAAGCAGTCGGAGAAAAAGGCTGCTTTGGAAAGGCTAAATAACGGCAGCTTCTCCATACTGATAACAACATCAAAATTCATGATATCGAGAAGCGAGAACCTTTCATCCTATAATTTCGATTTAATATTCATAGATGACGTGGATTCGGTTCTTCGAAGCAAGAAGAGCATTGATAGCACTCTCCATGTAGTGGGATTCAGCAGTGAGGAGATAGAGCTTGCGATGGAAGCCATCAAGCTCAAAAGGAAGATCGCTTCTGGTCATGGAAATGATGAAGATGAGAAAAGGCTGAATGAAATTTTGAACAAACTAGATGGAGCAAAGAAGAGAATAAAGAGCAATCTGATAGTGAGCAGTGCTACTGGGAGGGCTAGGGGATCCAGGGCTTTGCTCTTCAGGGAACTCCTCGGTTTTCAGATAGGAGGAAGAACAGAGCTATTCAGGAATGTTGATGATTTCTATGAAATAGTAGACAAGTCCAACTTGGAGGAAAAAGTAGCAGAGCTCGTGATGAGGCTTGGGAAAGGAGGACTAATATTTGTTCCTTCAGACATGGGAGTGAGCTATGCTGAAGATCTGGTAAATAGGCTTAGGGAAAAGGGAATAAAGGCTGAATCTTTTCACTCAAAATCCCACAGAATTCTCAGCGCATTTCAGAGAGGCGAGCTAGACGTCCTGGTTGGAGTAGCTACCTACTATGGAGTCATGGTCAGAGGACTCGATCTTCCTGCTGTGATAAGGTATGCTGTATTTACCTCTCCGCCTAGGTTCAAGTTTTCTCTGGATCTAAAAGAGGCGCACCCCTTCAATGCATTAAGGTTGCTCTCTATAATCTCTGAGTCAGAAATTCCAGCAATCTCATATAAGGCTAAAAAAATACTAGTTCCCCTGAGAAAGATAATTAGAAGGCTCTCTCCATCCGCACTGCAGATGCTCTCCTCGGATTCAAAATTGAGTGCAGAGCTTGAAAGTATTCGAAAACAGCTAAACCAGGCGAAGGACTTTCTTAGAGAAGCTTTCAAGGATGAAAGGGTCCTGCGGGCTTTGAGGGAAAGTGGGGAAATTTTCATTGAGAAGCACCGCGATATTACCTATTTGATCATGCCAGATGCCAAAACTTACATTCAGGCAACTGGAAGGACTAGCAGGCTCTATGCTGGAGGTCTCACAAAGGGCCTGGCTATAACGCTCATTGACTCTTCCGAATTACCTCTGCTCCTCTCCCTCCAGAGGATCCTCTCCTTCTATATAGATAACTTCGAATTTCTCCAGCTAAGAGAGGAGAAGCTTCAGAGAACAATTGAGGAGGTGGATAGGGATAGAAAGAAGCTCATTGATACGCTTGAAGGCAGGGAAGCTCCAAGAATAAGAGAGCTTGTAAAGACAGCCATAATGATTGTTGAATCTCCGAACAAGGCGAGAACTATAGCTTCCTTTTTTGGAAAACCGAGCATAAGAATACTTCCGAGCGGAGGAAGAATCTACGAGGTCTCAATAGGAAATATCAGCTTATCAATAACCTCAACCGAAGGACACATTCTCGATCTTGTCCCCAGGGCTGAAAGTGATGTTGCTGAATATGCTAAGCTAAAGAAGGAACTCTACGGAGTTCTCTATGATGATAGCAGAAAAATATTCATTCCAGTTTACTCGACAATAAAGAAATGTAGAAAATGTGGACATCAGTTTGTAGAAGAATTAACATCATGCCCAATTTGCAACAATACTAACATTTTCGACAAAGATGAAACAATCAGAGCTCTAAGAGATATTGTGACAGAATACGATAAGGTACTTATAGCCACAGATCCTGATGCAGAAGGAGAGAAAATTGGCTGGGATGTTGCAGCCCTTCTGAGGCCACTGAGCAGGGAGATTAGGAGAATAGAGTTTCATGAGGTTACTAGGAAGGCAATTTTGGAGGCTTTGAAAAATGAGAGGCTTATCGATGAAAAACTTGTGAAGGCACAAATAGTCAGACGCATTGAGGACAGGTGGATAGGTTTCTCTCTTTCCCGTAAGCTTCAAACAGATTTTTGGATCGAACTATGCAGGAAAAAAGGGATGTCGAATTGCAGAGAGAACAGGAATCTGTCTGCAGGGAGAGTGCAAACTCCGGTTCTAGGCTGGATAGTTGAACGATACAACAATTACCTGAAGAGCACATCGCTAGTTTGCTCGGTTGACGTTAATATAAGCGGGAAAATGAGAACTTTTGAATTCCTGGTCAAGGATAGACTTGAAAAAGGAGAAGGAGAAAAGCTTCAAGTAAGGATCGTCAATGAGGAAAAGGTGAAATTATCCCCCCCTCCCCCATTCACAACGGATACATTAATTTCTGAGGCCAACAGGATCCTCAGATTTTCATCATCAGAAGTTATGAAGCTTGCCCAAGATCTCTTCGAGCTAGGGCTCATTACCTACCACAGGACAGATAGCACCAGGGTATCAAGCTCTGGAATAGAAATAGCGAGAGAATATCTGAAGAGGGTAAAGGGGGAAAAATGGAAGGATAGCTTCGTTCCAAGAACATGGGGGGAGGGAGGGGCTCATGAGGCAATTAGACCTACAAAGCCATTCAGTAGAGAGGAGCTTGTAAGACTTATTGAGGAGGGAGAAATAGAATTCGTGAAGCTACCAACGAATAGACACTTGCTGCTTTATGACCTCATCTTCAAAAGATTCATTGCGTCTCAAATGAAGCATGCGGAAGTTATTCGTCAGAGAGTAGAAATACAATTCAATAAGATCAGAGAGGAGAGGGAAGTACTTACTAACAAAATTATTGAGCACGGATTCCTCGAAATGTATCAGACACTAAAGCTGGAGACTCCTTTTGCTGAGGGTGAATTTGAAGTAAGCAGTATTAAATACTACAGGAAGAAGCTATTACCTCTATATACACAGGGAGAGGTTGTGGCTATGATGAAGGAAAGGGGAATAGGAAGGCCAAGCACATATGCTACTATCATATCAAAGCTTCAGGAAAGAAGATATGTCATCGAGAGCAAAAAGCATGGAAAGCTAATTCCAACGGAGCTAGGCATAAATATTTTTAATTATTTGATTGAGAAATTTAAAGAGATGGTCAGTGAAGAGAGGACGAGAGCCCTGGAAAACAAGATGGACAAAATAAGCGAGGGGAGAATAAACTATTTGGATGTAATTGCTGAGCTATATGAAGAAATAAAACGAGTGGAAGGTATGGAGGAATAG
- a CDS encoding tRNA (N(6)-L-threonylcarbamoyladenosine(37)-C(2))-methylthiotransferase yields the protein MRILLRTLGCALNRGDSLVIRDSLERAGHSFVDDPHQADVIIVNTCAVRSDSEQKSLKLISRLTSENPKAKLIVTGCLAEVSPYSILRLFPEASLISPYRVGEVVHVLDNGQRLLLGYSSEKRELMPISVMGAIAILPINDGCLGNCSFCVTKKARRILSSKPPSLVLHSIRDAVKKGAREIQLASQDAGAYGVDLAGKKLLPELIEAVDREVPGKYMIRIAMMNPDTIRDIIWEVVDMYRSEHVFKFAHIPLQSADDSVLKLMNRRYTLQDFMGLVGILKREIPGITIATDILIGHPGEDDAAFKKTLEIVKSGLLDRVHIAQYTQRPFTYSSRMQQVSDGEKKSRSKLLAEVHSKVALEKMKSYIGREIEGFIVERSTTKQTLTVRSKNYTSIVVPDTGEYALGDEVVVRVEEATHFDLRGVIERKVE from the coding sequence ATGAGGATCCTACTGAGAACTCTGGGGTGCGCACTAAATAGAGGAGATAGTCTGGTAATTAGGGATAGCTTGGAGAGGGCTGGCCACTCCTTTGTGGATGATCCGCATCAAGCAGATGTAATAATAGTGAATACATGCGCAGTTAGATCTGACTCTGAGCAGAAGAGCCTGAAGCTTATCTCGCGACTGACCTCGGAGAATCCAAAAGCTAAGCTCATAGTTACTGGCTGCTTAGCTGAAGTCAGCCCATATTCCATTTTGAGGCTTTTTCCTGAAGCTTCTTTGATTTCACCATACCGAGTTGGTGAAGTTGTTCACGTTTTGGACAATGGTCAGAGGCTTCTCCTTGGATACAGCAGCGAGAAAAGGGAGCTTATGCCGATATCTGTCATGGGAGCAATTGCTATATTGCCAATAAATGATGGCTGCCTGGGAAACTGCAGTTTCTGTGTAACAAAGAAAGCTAGGAGGATTCTCTCCAGCAAGCCTCCCTCACTTGTGCTGCACTCAATAAGAGATGCTGTCAAGAAAGGTGCCAGAGAGATCCAGCTTGCGAGCCAGGATGCCGGAGCCTATGGAGTGGATCTCGCGGGGAAAAAGCTGCTTCCAGAGCTAATAGAAGCAGTTGATAGAGAGGTTCCAGGAAAGTACATGATAAGAATAGCTATGATGAACCCCGATACTATCCGAGACATAATTTGGGAAGTTGTGGATATGTACAGATCAGAACATGTGTTCAAGTTTGCCCACATACCACTTCAAAGTGCTGATGACAGTGTTCTAAAGCTAATGAACAGAAGGTATACACTCCAGGATTTCATGGGTCTTGTGGGCATCTTGAAAAGGGAAATACCCGGAATAACAATCGCAACGGATATACTGATTGGACATCCTGGTGAGGATGACGCTGCTTTCAAGAAGACGCTGGAAATTGTTAAGAGTGGCCTGCTCGATAGAGTTCATATAGCTCAGTATACACAGAGGCCGTTCACGTACTCGAGCAGGATGCAGCAGGTCTCTGATGGCGAAAAGAAGAGTAGAAGCAAGCTTCTGGCAGAGGTGCATTCCAAAGTTGCGCTCGAAAAAATGAAGTCATACATTGGCAGAGAAATTGAAGGATTTATTGTTGAGAGGAGCACGACAAAACAAACGTTGACTGTTAGGAGCAAAAACTATACAAGCATAGTTGTGCCAGATACTGGAGAATATGCTTTGGGAGATGAAGTTGTTGTCAGAGTTGAGGAGGCAACGCACTTTGATCTCAGGGGGGTAATTGAAAGGAAAGTAGAGTAG
- a CDS encoding 50S ribosomal protein L15e, translating into MAKSAYHYISLQWKRPYAGEFGRVLRERMIRWRRQVKVIRISKPTRLDRARALGYKAKQGIIVVRVRVRKGGQRRPRPNKGRRPKRYGVYGYAVAKSLRLIAEERAAKKYPNMEVLNSYYVGEDGQSKWYEVILVDPNHPSIKNDPQLKWIAEPSNRGRAFRALTSAGKKMRGLRKSRGLKNTVAYKFKKKQKEREKKKRHEASRGARLIAPADVLERFHGGDIK; encoded by the coding sequence ATGGCCAAGTCCGCATATCACTACATATCACTGCAGTGGAAGAGGCCATATGCAGGAGAATTTGGCAGAGTTCTCAGAGAGAGAATGATAAGATGGAGAAGACAGGTAAAGGTCATAAGAATTAGCAAGCCAACAAGGCTGGACAGAGCAAGAGCTCTTGGCTATAAAGCTAAGCAGGGAATAATAGTTGTGAGAGTCAGAGTCAGAAAGGGGGGACAGAGGAGACCTAGACCTAACAAGGGAAGGAGACCAAAGAGGTACGGAGTTTATGGTTACGCTGTCGCTAAGAGCTTGAGGCTCATTGCCGAGGAGAGGGCAGCAAAGAAGTATCCGAACATGGAGGTTCTGAATAGCTACTATGTGGGAGAAGACGGGCAGAGCAAGTGGTATGAGGTAATCCTCGTAGATCCGAATCACCCATCAATAAAAAATGACCCGCAGCTAAAATGGATAGCAGAACCGAGCAATCGTGGAAGAGCCTTCAGGGCCTTGACAAGTGCAGGCAAGAAAATGAGGGGTCTCAGAAAGAGCAGAGGACTGAAGAACACGGTAGCATACAAGTTCAAGAAGAAGCAAAAGGAGAGAGAGAAGAAGAAGAGACATGAGGCAAGCAGAGGAGCAAGGCTCATAGCGCCTGCAGATGTTCTGGAGAGGTTCCACGGCGGAGATATCAAGTGA
- a CDS encoding RNA-binding domain-containing protein has protein sequence MKRVLSIEISAIKHMTEDEAKVERCMLALLPPLERERAEIQKIRSRGHHGNEITLMRIQSLADPEHVAEYIFESIDDYSKNILLLTKSSRIEDEKRLHLRFSKHMLLKNKLVISDSDEVVKVVIRFSSVQSIDEFLNEKLKGR, from the coding sequence ATGAAGAGAGTATTGTCAATAGAAATTTCAGCAATTAAGCACATGACCGAAGACGAGGCAAAAGTGGAGAGATGTATGTTAGCTCTTCTCCCCCCTCTAGAGAGAGAAAGAGCCGAGATCCAGAAAATCAGATCAAGGGGACACCATGGAAATGAAATAACCCTCATGAGAATTCAATCTCTAGCTGATCCCGAACATGTTGCTGAGTATATTTTTGAATCGATTGATGACTATTCAAAAAACATTCTCCTTCTTACTAAATCCAGCAGAATAGAAGATGAAAAGAGGCTGCATCTAAGATTCAGCAAGCATATGCTGCTCAAAAACAAGCTTGTCATTAGCGACAGCGATGAGGTTGTTAAGGTAGTAATAAGATTCTCATCAGTTCAATCGATCGATGAATTCCTCAATGAAAAGCTGAAAGGGAGATAA
- a CDS encoding carbon-nitrogen hydrolase family protein, protein MRIAIAHMSLKLMSKKVNFEKTKKVVQEAKQRGAKAIILPSMINVGPIFSFFSPAQIKSIIRNHAERIPSGPTASFLSTLAVANGIFIIAGPIIERAGPKVFLTSFIISPAGSFMRRYRKIVLSPLDRTLGFSEGRTLEYFDLKEKYGIMIEGDILFPEIARGLTILGSTVLVGFPRVEPVFDKKLKKLLESRSVENNLPVISLGGIAKSQEQTMAELPTLIFDPSEGLLEEISLESRRGEEEKKGEEEKVVILELQNYAQKGSMQDQKYSFELFSLIFRNLKRQLEEREEKEKEEK, encoded by the coding sequence ATGAGAATAGCAATAGCGCACATGTCCTTAAAGCTTATGTCGAAAAAAGTTAACTTTGAGAAGACCAAGAAAGTTGTTCAGGAGGCTAAGCAAAGAGGAGCAAAAGCAATAATTTTACCATCAATGATAAATGTCGGACCTATTTTCTCCTTCTTCAGCCCAGCTCAGATAAAATCCATAATAAGGAATCATGCAGAGAGAATACCCTCTGGTCCAACAGCAAGCTTTCTCTCCACACTTGCTGTAGCAAACGGAATATTCATTATAGCTGGACCTATAATCGAGAGGGCCGGACCAAAAGTTTTTCTCACCTCATTTATTATTTCTCCGGCAGGATCCTTCATGAGGAGATACAGAAAAATAGTCCTGAGTCCTCTCGACAGGACGCTTGGCTTTTCGGAGGGAAGAACGCTAGAGTACTTCGATCTGAAAGAGAAATATGGGATAATGATTGAGGGAGATATTTTGTTTCCTGAAATAGCAAGGGGACTCACAATACTTGGCTCCACCGTTCTTGTTGGCTTTCCAAGAGTAGAGCCAGTCTTTGACAAGAAACTGAAAAAGCTATTGGAGTCGAGGAGCGTGGAGAACAATTTGCCTGTAATTTCGCTTGGTGGTATTGCGAAGAGTCAGGAGCAAACAATGGCAGAACTGCCAACATTAATATTTGATCCCTCCGAGGGATTGCTCGAAGAGATATCCCTTGAGAGTCGAAGGGGAGAAGAAGAAAAGAAGGGAGAAGAAGAAAAGGTCGTTATATTGGAGCTACAGAATTATGCTCAGAAAGGATCAATGCAGGATCAAAAATACTCTTTTGAGCTCTTCTCCCTAATATTCAGAAACCTCAAGAGGCAGCTAGAGGAAAGAGAAGAAAAGGAGAAGGAGGAAAAATAG